The Spirosoma radiotolerans genome has a window encoding:
- a CDS encoding serine hydrolase, which produces MPQLRKQIEQELSKQPGVFAVAFRDLATGNELLVRERDVFHAASTMKTPVMIEVYKQAAQHKLALSDSLTIKTEFKSIVDGSTYSLHATEDSDTNIYKAIGTKRTLEALVYDMIIVSSNLATNMVIERVGAQNVTQTMRDLGAKDIQVRRGVEDSKAFAQGLNNTVTAYDLMVIFEKIAIGKAVNPQASNAMIKTLLDQKFNDAIPGKLPRDVKVAHKTGSIAGVRHDSGIVFLPDGRKYVLVLLSKDIKDDKATVATMATVSELIYTYVKQG; this is translated from the coding sequence ATGCCTCAATTACGTAAACAAATAGAGCAGGAGTTGAGCAAACAACCCGGCGTTTTTGCGGTGGCCTTCAGGGATTTAGCCACGGGAAACGAATTGCTCGTTCGAGAGCGGGACGTGTTTCATGCGGCCAGTACCATGAAAACGCCCGTTATGATCGAAGTTTACAAACAGGCTGCTCAACATAAACTGGCGCTGTCGGATTCCCTGACAATCAAGACCGAGTTCAAAAGCATTGTCGATGGGAGCACCTACAGCCTGCATGCTACCGAAGACAGCGATACAAACATCTACAAAGCCATTGGGACGAAGCGTACACTGGAAGCCCTGGTGTATGACATGATTATCGTGAGCAGCAATCTGGCTACAAACATGGTCATTGAGCGGGTCGGGGCGCAAAACGTAACCCAAACCATGCGCGACCTGGGGGCTAAGGACATTCAGGTAAGGCGGGGTGTAGAAGATAGCAAAGCGTTTGCACAGGGGCTTAACAATACGGTAACGGCTTATGATTTGATGGTGATTTTTGAGAAGATCGCCATCGGGAAAGCGGTGAACCCGCAGGCCTCAAATGCCATGATTAAGACGTTGCTCGATCAGAAATTCAACGATGCTATTCCAGGGAAGCTACCCCGCGATGTGAAGGTAGCTCATAAAACAGGCTCAATCGCTGGCGTCCGGCACGATTCCGGCATCGTTTTCCTGCCCGATGGCCGAAAATATGTTCTGGTACTTTTATCGAAAGACATCAAAGATGACAAGGCTACAGTAGCTACGATGGCTACCGTGTCGGAATTGATTTATACCTACGTTAAGCAGGGATAG
- a CDS encoding cyclase family protein: MQKRVRFDFEFYFTNGGSLTGQDFRLDIDGEDISDQALADYVIADLRLLMVGQTRIFNKKIITEAHKRKPVASSSGQRSKLIDLSHIIENGLITYKGLPAPIVCDYLSRENSRQLYEAGTEFQIGKIEMVTNTGTYLDCPFHRYEQGKDLSEVSLDAFTDLEGTVIHVPHTDTLAITEKHLQQYEIRNRAVLIHTGWADFWNTEAYYEHHPFLTADAALYLRDCGAKLVGIDSHNIDDTTGKSRPVHTTLLGADILIVEHLCNLELLPTTGFTFSATPPKFRGVGTFPVRALAKVY; encoded by the coding sequence ATGCAGAAGCGGGTTCGATTCGATTTTGAGTTTTATTTTACGAATGGCGGCAGTTTGACTGGTCAGGACTTCCGGCTGGATATTGACGGTGAAGACATTTCTGACCAGGCATTAGCCGACTATGTCATCGCCGATTTACGCCTGCTAATGGTTGGACAAACCCGTATTTTCAACAAAAAAATCATTACCGAAGCGCATAAGCGAAAGCCGGTAGCATCATCGTCCGGCCAACGCAGTAAGCTGATTGACCTGAGCCATATAATTGAAAACGGGCTTATCACCTATAAAGGCTTACCCGCTCCCATCGTCTGTGATTACCTAAGCCGGGAAAACTCGCGTCAACTTTATGAAGCGGGAACGGAGTTTCAGATTGGCAAAATTGAGATGGTAACCAATACCGGCACCTACCTGGATTGCCCCTTTCATCGGTACGAACAAGGAAAGGATTTGTCGGAGGTTAGCCTTGACGCCTTCACCGATCTGGAAGGAACCGTCATTCATGTACCACACACAGATACACTGGCAATTACGGAAAAGCATCTGCAACAGTACGAAATCCGAAACCGGGCCGTTCTGATCCATACTGGCTGGGCTGACTTCTGGAATACAGAAGCCTACTACGAACATCATCCGTTTTTGACTGCCGATGCCGCTTTGTATTTACGGGACTGTGGCGCCAAACTAGTGGGCATCGATTCGCACAACATTGATGATACAACAGGCAAAAGTCGTCCGGTACACACGACATTATTAGGCGCAGATATATTGATTGTTGAACACCTGTGCAATCTGGAACTGCTACCAACAACAGGCTTTACCTTCAGTGCTACACCCCCCAAGTTCAGAGGAGTCGGCACATTTCCGGTGCGGGCGCTGGCGAAGGTATATTGA
- a CDS encoding mannose-1-phosphate guanylyltransferase: MNHTYVVIMAGGVGTRFWPFSRTSYPKQFHDVLGTGRTLLQQTADRFDGVCPPENIYIVTSSLYKDLCQKQLPQLSDDQVLCEPIARNTAPCIAYACYKIAQRDPQANIVVAPADHIILKEEEFKRTIQSALDATKDQDILVTLGIQPSRPDTGYGYIQYITESENTNKNSAPRRVKTFTEKPHLELAQQFVESGEFVWNAGIFVWNVQSIIKAFETYLPEIAEIFAEGSDTYYTEREKAFVDKAYSLTGSISIDNGVMEKADNVYVVLSDFGWSDLGTWKSLYEVSDKNDDLNVIDGHIMLYDTKNCIIKTPKDRLVVVNGLDGYIVAEYDNVLMICRKEEEQKVKSFVADAKERGMEFV; this comes from the coding sequence ATGAATCATACCTACGTTGTAATCATGGCGGGGGGCGTCGGAACGCGCTTCTGGCCTTTCAGTCGCACGAGTTATCCCAAGCAATTCCACGATGTGCTCGGTACGGGCCGAACCCTGTTGCAACAAACCGCTGATCGTTTCGATGGCGTTTGCCCTCCCGAAAATATTTATATCGTTACCAGTTCGCTTTACAAAGACCTTTGCCAGAAGCAGCTTCCGCAACTTTCTGACGATCAGGTATTGTGCGAGCCCATTGCGCGGAACACCGCTCCCTGTATTGCCTATGCCTGTTATAAAATTGCACAGCGCGACCCGCAAGCAAACATCGTTGTTGCTCCCGCCGACCATATTATTCTGAAGGAAGAAGAGTTTAAGCGAACAATCCAGTCGGCTCTTGATGCGACCAAAGATCAGGATATTCTGGTCACGCTAGGCATTCAGCCGAGCCGCCCGGACACGGGTTATGGCTACATTCAGTACATTACAGAGTCGGAAAATACCAACAAAAATTCGGCTCCACGGCGAGTAAAAACGTTTACGGAAAAACCACATCTTGAACTGGCGCAGCAGTTTGTTGAAAGCGGTGAATTCGTCTGGAATGCCGGTATTTTCGTCTGGAATGTACAATCCATCATCAAGGCGTTTGAAACCTATCTGCCCGAAATCGCCGAGATTTTTGCTGAGGGAAGCGACACCTATTATACGGAACGAGAAAAAGCTTTTGTCGATAAAGCGTACTCACTAACCGGTAGCATTTCCATCGACAACGGGGTGATGGAAAAAGCCGACAACGTTTATGTTGTGTTAAGTGATTTTGGCTGGTCGGATCTCGGTACCTGGAAATCGCTTTACGAGGTATCCGATAAAAACGATGACCTCAATGTGATCGACGGGCATATTATGTTATACGATACTAAAAACTGCATCATTAAAACGCCGAAAGATCGGTTAGTGGTTGTCAATGGTCTGGACGGTTACATTGTGGCCGAGTATGATAACGTACTGATGATCTGTCGGAAAGAAGAAGAGCAAAAAGTGAAGAGCTTTGTGGCCGATGCCAAAGAAAGAGGCATGGAGTTTGTTTAG
- a CDS encoding efflux transporter outer membrane subunit, translating into MIKFFSSVFFFSLFVGQVNAQTAPLNAPGGSVTVQPSAGPANAPGTVQPQGPTPAGNAVPGATVTALDLSPTLTVSGFRRFSDPTLESLIQLGLDNSPNLRAALSRLEESRIRLRVAQSFLSPSLRSSALVTTQSLSERRPLSVANQSDLLPRFQLNTFQLLPIDASYELDLFKRIRGGITVANLQAQASDADYLSFRLSLASDIARTYMLIRGNDAEQAVFRRNIQSRDTTLSILRERFRVGLINQIDVQRAETDYAGLQVTLKGLERARVELVNGLAQLCGQDPTTFSIPSGALPSTVPTYPYASVTADQLQRRPDLVQYIRQNQVAAAQVILQQASTQPRVTLIGSGGILSGKIGSWFTPSAATYIVGVNASVPIYEGHRARQNIALARQQTQTNQQIYLQALQLAQRDAETALDNLTLLRQQLDLQAQTLTLARRTEQYNRELYVRGLATYLEVLDAQRTVLTTEQQLVQLRSQEVQYAVALLRTIGGDY; encoded by the coding sequence ATGATCAAATTTTTCAGTAGTGTTTTCTTTTTTAGTCTGTTCGTCGGCCAGGTCAATGCACAAACGGCTCCCCTGAATGCTCCAGGTGGCTCCGTTACGGTTCAACCCAGCGCTGGTCCTGCCAATGCACCGGGTACAGTGCAGCCACAGGGGCCTACTCCAGCCGGTAATGCCGTGCCGGGAGCAACCGTTACAGCTCTTGATCTAAGTCCAACCTTAACCGTTAGTGGTTTTCGTCGGTTTAGCGACCCCACGCTGGAATCGCTGATTCAATTGGGTTTGGATAATAGTCCTAACCTGCGGGCTGCCTTGAGCCGCCTGGAAGAGTCGCGGATTCGACTGCGAGTTGCCCAATCGTTTTTGTCACCCTCCCTGCGAAGCTCGGCCTTGGTAACAACCCAGAGTTTGTCTGAACGCCGACCGCTCTCTGTCGCCAATCAGTCGGATTTGCTGCCGCGTTTTCAGTTGAACACGTTTCAATTGCTGCCAATTGATGCCAGTTATGAACTGGATTTATTCAAACGCATCCGGGGTGGCATAACGGTCGCCAATTTACAGGCGCAGGCCAGTGATGCAGACTACCTTTCTTTCCGGCTCTCGCTGGCGTCTGATATTGCCCGGACGTACATGCTCATCCGGGGTAATGACGCTGAGCAAGCCGTTTTTCGTCGGAATATCCAATCGCGGGATACCACATTATCCATTCTTCGGGAACGCTTCCGGGTTGGGTTAATCAACCAGATCGATGTGCAACGGGCCGAAACCGATTATGCTGGTTTACAGGTTACGCTCAAAGGTCTGGAACGGGCTCGTGTCGAATTAGTGAACGGACTGGCTCAACTATGTGGTCAGGATCCCACTACATTTTCCATTCCGTCGGGTGCGTTGCCATCTACAGTGCCAACCTACCCCTACGCCAGCGTCACCGCCGACCAGCTTCAGCGCCGACCTGATCTAGTCCAGTATATCCGGCAGAATCAGGTGGCTGCAGCCCAGGTTATTCTCCAGCAAGCAAGCACGCAGCCACGGGTTACGCTTATTGGCTCTGGCGGTATTTTATCGGGTAAAATCGGCTCGTGGTTTACGCCCAGTGCAGCTACGTACATTGTAGGCGTCAATGCGTCCGTGCCGATTTACGAAGGCCATCGGGCCCGGCAAAACATTGCACTGGCCCGGCAGCAAACGCAAACAAATCAGCAAATTTATTTACAGGCTCTCCAACTGGCCCAGCGGGATGCAGAAACCGCGCTTGACAACCTGACACTGCTTCGTCAGCAGCTTGATTTACAGGCGCAAACACTGACGCTAGCTCGCCGGACGGAGCAATATAACCGTGAATTGTATGTCCGTGGACTGGCTACTTATCTGGAAGTACTCGATGCGCAACGAACCGTTTTGACGACAGAACAGCAGTTGGTACAGCTTCGTAGTCAGGAAGTTCAGTATGCCGTTGCTCTCCTTCGAACAATTGGGGGCGACTATTAG
- a CDS encoding DUF952 domain-containing protein, which yields MNLIYHIVSAADWARQESQPSYEATSLQTEGFIHLSTKEQVAGTLSRYYQHVPDLLLLHVDTDKLTSDLRYELATNQEPFPHLYGPLNKEAVVQIDTLTGQSSL from the coding sequence ATGAACTTGATTTATCATATCGTTTCAGCCGCCGACTGGGCAAGGCAGGAAAGCCAGCCCAGTTACGAAGCCACCAGCCTGCAGACAGAAGGGTTTATTCATCTGTCTACGAAAGAGCAGGTGGCCGGAACGTTAAGTCGCTATTATCAACACGTGCCTGACTTGCTGCTCCTGCACGTTGATACCGATAAGCTAACCAGTGATTTGCGCTATGAACTGGCCACGAATCAGGAACCATTCCCCCATTTGTACGGGCCACTCAATAAAGAGGCCGTCGTGCAGATAGACACCTTAACCGGTCAATCATCCTTATGA
- a CDS encoding efflux RND transporter periplasmic adaptor subunit, translating into MKALRILIPLLLLIAVFVFFGVLPRIRNTQELKAAVSEEKNRDPIVNAVPLKHSSDTTGLTLPGQIQPFRQTPLYARTQGFLRRWYVDIGAKVKQGQLLATIDAPELDQDIARAKADQQLAQVNLDRLQSVQLPGAIARQDIDTRKSAVTVAQANLGRLEALKNLQQIRAPFSGIITSRTAENGTIVSPGVGQPLFTLSEVGSLRVFVDVPQTYYQYMKIGMPATVVIPELKNQAFKGTVMHTSGALRSDSRTLLAEVVIPNPKQGLPSGLYSLVKFDMISAQAPVLIPANALQITAEGPRVVVVDAGQRVHFVPITLGRDYGTTLEAVNGLTGQELVVTNPNDRLRDGQKVRFRKAAAGKTIAQR; encoded by the coding sequence ATGAAAGCACTCCGTATACTCATTCCTTTGCTACTGCTTATCGCGGTGTTTGTCTTTTTCGGTGTACTGCCGCGCATCCGCAATACGCAGGAATTGAAAGCCGCTGTCTCGGAAGAAAAGAACCGTGATCCGATTGTGAACGCCGTGCCACTGAAGCACTCGTCCGATACAACCGGGCTGACCTTGCCGGGGCAAATTCAACCCTTTCGGCAGACACCTCTGTATGCGCGGACACAGGGTTTTTTGCGTCGCTGGTATGTCGATATTGGCGCGAAAGTAAAGCAGGGACAATTGCTGGCTACCATTGATGCGCCGGAACTTGATCAGGACATTGCCCGCGCTAAAGCCGACCAGCAACTGGCGCAGGTCAACCTGGACCGGTTGCAGAGCGTTCAACTGCCCGGTGCCATTGCACGGCAGGATATTGACACCCGCAAGTCGGCCGTGACCGTGGCGCAGGCCAATCTGGGTCGGCTCGAAGCGTTGAAAAACTTACAGCAGATCCGGGCACCCTTTAGTGGGATCATCACCAGCCGGACCGCTGAAAACGGAACCATTGTCTCGCCGGGCGTTGGACAACCGCTATTTACCTTGTCGGAAGTCGGGTCATTGCGCGTTTTTGTCGATGTGCCACAGACGTATTACCAATATATGAAAATTGGCATGCCTGCTACGGTCGTTATTCCTGAATTGAAAAATCAAGCGTTTAAGGGGACGGTTATGCATACGTCCGGGGCGTTGCGGAGCGATTCCCGAACATTATTGGCCGAAGTCGTTATTCCAAATCCGAAACAGGGGTTACCTTCGGGGCTGTATAGCCTGGTTAAGTTCGATATGATCAGCGCTCAGGCACCCGTTCTGATTCCGGCAAACGCCTTACAGATCACCGCCGAAGGGCCGCGTGTCGTGGTGGTTGATGCGGGTCAGCGCGTTCACTTTGTGCCGATTACGCTAGGACGCGACTATGGAACAACGCTTGAAGCCGTGAATGGTCTGACGGGCCAGGAACTTGTTGTTACAAATCCTAATGACCGGTTACGGGATGGTCAAAAAGTAAGATTTCGAAAGGCCGCAGCCGGCAAAACAATAGCTCAGCGATGA